The Micromonospora krabiensis genome window below encodes:
- the mshA gene encoding D-inositol-3-phosphate glycosyltransferase → MAELHTGVGRQRGALPWPRPRRIATLSVHTSPLHQPGTGDAGGMNVYILEVARRLAEANVEVEIFTRATSGDLPPVVEMAPGVQVRHITSGPLEGLTKEELPGQLCAFTAGVLRAEAARPPGHYDLIHSHYWLSGQVGWLAKERWGVPLVHTAHTLAKVKNAQLAAGDRPEPKARVIGEEQVVAEADRLVANTRCEARDLIERYDADPARVAVVQPGVDLDRFRPAPGDRTAAAVAARRRLDLPTEGYVVAFVGRIQPLKAPDVLVRAVAALRERDPLLADQVTVVICGGPSGSGLDRPTALMELAGSLGVTDRVRFLPPRTGADLPELYRAADLVAVPSHNESFGLVALEAQACGTPVVAAAVGGLVTAVRDQVSGLLIDGHDPVDWARALGRLLPDARRRAALARGAERHARGFSWARTVSGLLTVYGEAMAARREGLVAELAGDAALSCSW, encoded by the coding sequence GTGGCGGAACTGCACACCGGCGTGGGTCGTCAGCGGGGTGCCCTGCCGTGGCCCCGGCCCCGGCGGATCGCCACCCTGTCGGTGCACACCTCACCGTTGCACCAGCCGGGCACCGGTGACGCCGGTGGCATGAACGTGTACATCCTGGAGGTCGCCCGGCGGCTGGCCGAGGCGAACGTCGAGGTGGAGATCTTCACCCGGGCCACCTCCGGCGACCTGCCTCCCGTGGTGGAGATGGCGCCCGGCGTGCAGGTCCGGCACATCACCTCCGGGCCGTTGGAGGGGCTGACCAAGGAGGAGCTGCCCGGCCAGCTGTGCGCCTTCACGGCCGGGGTGCTTCGCGCCGAGGCGGCCCGTCCGCCGGGCCACTACGACCTCATCCACTCCCACTACTGGCTCTCCGGTCAGGTCGGCTGGCTGGCCAAGGAGCGGTGGGGGGTGCCGCTGGTACACACCGCGCACACCCTCGCCAAGGTGAAGAACGCGCAGCTCGCGGCCGGTGACCGGCCGGAACCCAAGGCGCGGGTCATCGGCGAGGAGCAGGTGGTGGCGGAGGCCGACCGGCTGGTGGCCAACACCAGGTGCGAGGCCCGGGACCTGATCGAGCGGTACGACGCCGACCCGGCCCGGGTCGCCGTCGTCCAGCCGGGCGTCGACCTCGACCGGTTCCGCCCGGCCCCGGGGGACCGGACCGCGGCGGCCGTCGCCGCCCGTCGTCGGCTGGACCTGCCGACCGAGGGCTACGTGGTGGCGTTCGTCGGCCGGATCCAGCCGCTGAAGGCGCCCGACGTGCTGGTACGCGCGGTCGCCGCGCTGCGCGAGCGCGACCCGCTGCTGGCCGACCAGGTGACCGTGGTGATCTGCGGCGGCCCGAGCGGCAGCGGCCTGGACCGGCCGACCGCCCTCATGGAGCTGGCCGGTTCTCTCGGGGTGACCGACCGGGTGCGGTTCCTGCCGCCGCGTACCGGCGCCGACCTGCCGGAGCTCTACCGGGCCGCCGACCTGGTCGCGGTGCCGTCGCACAACGAGTCGTTCGGTCTGGTCGCCCTGGAGGCCCAGGCGTGCGGCACGCCGGTCGTCGCGGCGGCGGTGGGTGGCCTGGTGACCGCCGTACGGGACCAGGTGAGCGGCCTCCTGATCGACGGGCACGACCCGGTCGACTGGGCCCGGGCGCTGGGTCGGCTGCTGCCGGACGCGCGGCGTCGCGCCGCGCTGGCTCGGGGGGCCGAGCGGCACGCGCGGGGCTTCTCCTGGGCCCGCACCGTCTCCGGTCTCCTCACGGTGTACGGCGAGGCGATGGCCGCGCGTCGTGAGGGGCTCGTGGCCGAGCTGGCCGGTGACGCGGCGCTCTCCTGCTCCTGGTGA
- a CDS encoding type III secretion system chaperone family protein, with translation MSGKSDLAALIESVCAERELAWERTGPESYAVTLPGTHKLKTICNLIVGEHALRVEAFVMRQPDERREELWAWLLQRNARMYGVSFSVDAVGDVYLTGRVNPAGVDAEELDRLLGAVLTYADESFDTMLEIGFGSSIRREWEWRVKRGESTANLAAFAHLFEPSGGSEPS, from the coding sequence GTGAGCGGGAAGAGCGATCTTGCGGCCCTCATCGAGTCGGTCTGTGCCGAGCGGGAGCTGGCCTGGGAGCGGACCGGCCCGGAGTCCTACGCGGTCACGTTGCCCGGCACCCACAAGCTGAAGACGATCTGCAACCTGATCGTGGGTGAGCACGCGCTGCGGGTCGAGGCGTTCGTGATGCGCCAGCCGGACGAGCGACGCGAGGAGCTGTGGGCCTGGCTGTTGCAGCGCAACGCCCGGATGTACGGGGTGTCCTTCTCCGTCGACGCGGTCGGCGACGTCTACCTCACGGGTCGGGTCAATCCGGCCGGGGTGGACGCGGAGGAGCTGGACCGGTTGCTGGGCGCGGTGCTGACGTACGCCGACGAGTCCTTCGACACGATGCTGGAGATCGGGTTCGGCAGTTCGATCCGCCGGGAGTGGGAGTGGCGGGTCAAGCGTGGCGAGTCGACGGCCAACCTGGCCGCGTTCGCGCACCTCTTCGAGCCTTCCGGAGGTTCGGAACCCTCCTGA